The genomic region GACATAACTGTGATGACGGGAGCGTTATCATTTATATCAATCACGTCGACCATTATTTTGCTAGAATCAGACAGTCCGCCATTATCTACTGCTTCTATATCAATTTGGTAATGTTTAGATGTTTCAAAGTCAATTTTTCCGACTAACGTCACCAATCCATTTTCATCAATATGAAAAATGTCAGATACACCCTCACTGTTTGCAATTAAATAACTGACATCTCCATTTGCCCCTTTATCTGAATCAGAAGCACTAACAGTGATGAGTGGCGTGCCACTCTGGGAGTTTTCTGTAATTATTGCCCTATATATAGGCTTAGTAAAAACTGGAGCATTATCGTTTATATCAAGCACTGTAACATGAATCTGAACTGTTCCTGATTTCGGAGGTTCTCCGCCATCTATTGCAGTTAATATCAGAGACACgttttcttgtttttctctgtctAAAGGCTTTTGTAGAATCATTTCAACCTTTTTACTCCCATCACTCTGACcataaagttttaaattaaaatgatcagtAGGTTGTAGAAAATAGCTTTGTAGGTCATTTGCACCAATGTCTGCATCTATCGCTTTCTCCAGCATGAATTTTGATCCTACAACTGCTGATTCGCTTATCTCAAATCGTCTCTCATCTCTTTTAAAAATAGGAGAATTGTCATTTATGTCTGTAATTTCGACAGTTACCATAAACAGTTCCATAGGATTATCGAGAATAATCTGTAAATGTAGCGCGCAAGGCGTTGTCTGTCCGCATAGCGCCTCTCGGTCTATTCTCTCTTTGATAAGGAGGACTCCTCTTTCTTTATTCAGCTCGATGTATTCAGCGCTGTCTCCTGTATAAATACGCGCTTTACCCGATTTCAGTCTCTTTAAATCTAAACCCAAATCCTGTGCTATGTTCCCGACTAAAGAGCCTTTGGCCATTTCCTCAGGAATGGAGTAACTGACCTGCCCGAGAGCCAAACTGAGAGAGAGAAACCAAATAAACAGCAGTACTTGCCGCGCCATTGTTCTCTCCGACATTTTGCTTAAGTGCAAATAAACGAAGTCACGTTGTATCCAGTTCAGAGTCTCAGTATGTCCAGATTCCAAATGGAATAAATCTAAAACTATTGGATAATTTCTAAGACAACGTCTAAACATGGATCCATAGGTGACTATATATTATAGCGTCGACGTCCTCTGTGTTATGTCCCCGCATGTGCATTATGCAGACTCCTCAGCCTCCTCCTCCTTAAGCGTAGTTTGAGAGGGCGGTATTACTGGAATTATGCGCACTCAGTCGCATCTCCCTAACAAATAGCGGCACTCTGAGACCATTTTGAGCTACTGCAAAAATACacctaatttatatataaaatgcagaTACTCAAAAGATATATACGCAGCGAGATAGAAtaatcaaaaacacaaaattaaaaccTGAATTTCTATTTgtgtaacaatgaaaaaaaaaaaatctaaatttgtcaATATATGTAACTGTAACACAATCTGTTCAACAATCACAAAGTGTTGGTTTGAGAATGATTAAAAAGTCCAGAATTTAATTAAACGGACAAAATTACCTATTGCCAGGCAAAAGCAATGCGAATTCAACAATACAAATTTTACACTACAGGAcatcagcatattattattaaatagcatTTGGTATGAGCACATGCTTGCTGAGAGGAAAGATGAAACGAAGGCAACATATATAGAttcagcaccttggacagcgaaacGACTGCATCATTCATTTCAGAACGCTGACTGCTTATTTACAACTTGCTTAGAGATgttgaataacaacaacaacaacaacaacaataacaaacaaaagcATAAAACCGTTACTGTTTTCATAAATATGGGTATGAATTTCTTGAAAAAGAAAAGTATCTAAAAGTCTGTTAAAAAGACTTCTAAAAGGTAAAGAgggggcaaaaaaagaaaagaagcaaAAAAGTTACACCTACTATACAAAAACAGTAAACCTCACCTTATCAGAATCATCAAAGTTCAGTGTCTCCCTTTGCGCATGCGTGAGTGTCTGTGTTCCGCTGCTGTCCAGACTAATGATGCTTTCACTGCAAGGTCTGCCGTATTTCAGATCACTCTTTCTGGAGTCAGTGGTTCTGCAAACCTCATAATTGTACACGTGCTGTAAAGTTCCTGTGCCCCCTACGTCTGCGTAAAGAGGCGGATAATACGGAATAACTGGAAGATTCACTCCAGATTTGTAAAACATCCGCTCGCGTCTCCATCTGTAGCATTTGACTGACAGTATGGCGATGATAGACACGATAAAGAGAAACGAAACTACAGCCAAGGCCAAGACCAGATAGAAAGGCAGTTTGTCGTTGTAGTCCTTGTCGTGCGTAAAGTCAGTGAACTCCGAGAGCACTTCGGGAAAGCTGTCCGCCACCGCCACGTTAACATTGACTGTAGCTGATCGAGAGGGCTGCCCGTTGTCCTCCACTACAACAGTGAGTTTCTGTTTCACAGCATCTTTATCTGTCACTTGGCGCACAGTTcttatttctccattctgtaagCCCACTTCAAACAACGCCCTGTCTGTGGCTTTCTGCAGTTTATATGAGAGCCAGGCATTCTGTCCAGAGTCCACATCAACAGCCACCACTTTAGTCACCAGATAACCCACATCTGCAGAACGAGGCACTATTTCAGCCACCATAGAAGCGCCTGACTGGACTGGATACAGAACCTGAGGCGCGTTGTCATTCTGGTCCTGAATCATTATTTTCACGCTCACGTTGCTGCTGAGAGGAGGAGAGCCTCCGTCCTGCGCTTTTACGCGGAACTGGAAATCTTTGATCTGCTCGTAATCGAAAGATCGCACTGCGTGTATCACTCCACTATCAGCACTAACGGACACTAACGAGGAGACTGGCACTCCGTTAACCGACGAGTCCTCCAGTATGTAAGACACACGGGCATTCTGGTTAAAATCTGCGTCTCTGGCTCTGACTGTGAATATGGAGAGACCCGGTGTGTTGTTTTCTTGAACAGTGGCCTCATATGAGCTCTTGTCAAAGACAGGCGCGTTATCATTCACATCTGATATCTGTAAGGAGAGAGTGACGCTGCTGGAGAGAGATGGCACGCCTCCATCAGCGCACGTCACACTGATGTTATACTCAGATTCACGCTCTCGGTCTAAATCACCATCTGTAAGGAGGCTGTAAAAGCCGTCAGATGAAGAATGGatgaaaaaatgaatgttttcatttaattcacATTTAACGATTCCATTTTGATTTGTATCAGCGTCTTGTATGTTCATCATCGCTACAACTGTTCCTGGTGGGGAATTTTCTGAAATGTCATTTGATTTAGACATTATACTGATAACTGGCTTATTGTCGTTCGTATCTGTGACGTCAATAATTACTTTACAAGAATCAGTATGTCCTCCTTGATCACTAGCTTGAATCGCTATctgataatgtttgtttttttcgtaGTCAACATTACCAGTTAATCGGAGAACGCCGTCATATTGGCCAATGTCAAATAGAGTTGCGGACGCTGCCGAAGATAACGAATAAGTAACGACGCCATTAGAACCCTGATCTGCGTCTGACGCGCTGACTGTGGTCAACACGGTGCCTTTTGCGGAATTCTCGGCTATACTGGCTTTGTAAACTGACTGACTGCAAACAGGCGCATTGTCATTCGCATCTAAAACTGTAATGTGTATCAGCATTGTGCCTGACATTTGCACCTCGCCGCCATCGACTGCTGTTAACAATAAAGAAATATGGTCTTGTTTTTCACGATCAAGTGGTTTCTGTAAAACCATTTCTACAGATTTACTACCATCTGGCAAGCTTTGAGTTTTTACAATGAAATTGTCACTTGGTTTCAGTATGTACTTTTGAAGACCATTCAATCCCACATCGGTGTCAACTGCAGTCTCCAAATCGAATTTTGCTCCGGGCAGAGCCATTTCGctaatttcaaatttaatttctttaaggCTGAAAATAGGGGCGTTGTCATTAATGTCTTGTATCTCAACTGTTACTCTGTATAGTTGCATCGGGTTTTCAAGAATAATCTGAAAATGTAGCGCGCAAGGCGTTGTCTGTCCGCATAGCTCCTCTCGGTCTATTCTCTCTTTGATAAGGAGGACTCCTCTTTCTTTATTTAGCTCGATGTATTCAGCGCTGTCTCCTGTATAAATACGCGCTTTACCCGATTTCAGTCTCTTTAAATCTAAACCCAAATCCTGCGCTATGTTCCCGACTAAAGAGCCTTTGGTCATTTCCTCAGGAATGGAGTAACTGACCTGCCCGAGAGCCGAACGGAGAGATACAAACCAAATAAACAGCAGTACTTGCCGAGCCATTGTTCTGTCCGACATTTTGCAGAAGACCACGGAATGAAGagtcaaacagaaaacaaataaaccaATCCAAGAAGATGGAGGAAATCATGTATAAAtccaaagtgaaaaaaaaacgaaGAAAGTCTGTAATTCCAGAAGTATATTGAATACAGTATCTATGTGATTTGTCTTGTCTCTCTTCCTCAGACTGTGCTCTCagcttctgtctctctctaataATATGGTGATGATGGGGGTGGAACTGCAGCAGATCTGCTCTCTAAACTGAGATATTAACCAACAGCGGCACTATGAGTCCAGTCTGATGAAttacagaaaatttaaatataataaacttttaatttaGTGACAGACACATCCGAGATAAGCAATTTACTAAAAgtcatgaaatatatttataaatatcaaAACTAGCAAATATCAATTGTAATAgaattttgtattatataaaacGATTGTACGCGTTTGTGTAAATAAGATTTTATACAAATCttgaaacaaataaatgtattgttccctCAGTGTTTTGATCAGGTCTTATCTATGTGTTCTCTGATCAGAGAGACAGTgggaaatacataaaatacaattaatcacATGCAAAGTAAACGAAGTAGTAATAAAAGAATGGATAGTTTAAATATGAACAGGAAGACAGACCGATtagctgctgaaaaaaaaaaacaaacaaaaaaaacacttgaggTAAAGAGATGCATCATGAGGGGAAATGACCGCTTTGCTGTATTTCAGGACCATGGTCAGGGAAACTGAAGTTCCTTTTTACATGACAATGACActtgactgaaaaaaaacaataacaatgacATTATTCTTAAATAAATATGCAATGATAATGACGATAATAACAATGGTtcgattttttaaaagaaaatacagaaatatttaaCTCTACTTGGCGTATCTAAaggaaaaatgtataaataaaaaatacataataattacCCGAGTAACAGAACTGCAGAAAACTACACAAAATTACCAAACCatactaaaagtaaaataataataataataataactataagtCTGTTTGCAGAAACGATTCGTTTCAGAAAAGTAATCAGTTCAACAGTTGaagcaaaaatgacaaataatgaGAAACAAACGTTTTAAATGacgattcagttcagttcagttcaacttTATTGACAGACTCAGGGTCCATTAGAAAACCATACAACATTACAGGAACACACATGTACAACACAACAACAAACAGACAATTACCAATTATAAAAGACAGTTATACCAGTGCCTCCACAGCTGTGACTGGTATCGCACGACACTTTCACTAGGATTTGCCAGTAACTTAATAATACCATTCTGAGAACCATCCAATCGGCCAATAAATTTGTACATCAGATTTCTCAATAAAGCCTGAAAAGTGTTGACTCCTGCCTTGCAAAACAATTCACTTGCACTACACCACCTAGGTTTTTGAAGCAATATTCGCATACAGTCATTATAAGCCAACTGAAGCTTATGCATGGTTGTCTTTTTAAACTTGGCCCACAATGGGGCAGTGTAGAGAGGAGTACAGTAGGCTTGAAAAAGCCTTATCTTAACATTGTCTGAACACATATAGAATTTTCTTGCTAACATGTTAGCTTGAGCATAAAGTTTACGACACTGCCTATACATGTCATCATCATCAGACAATTGATCTGTGAGGAAGTGCCCcaggtattttgttttattacaaacaCCTATCACTTTACCTGCCAGATAAAACACTGGAAAGTTGAGGTCTTTATCCCCTTTTGTTCTGCATATCATGACAACACTCTTCTTAGCATTATACTGCTCGTCATATTTGAACCCATAATCAGAACATATATTCAACAACTGTTGAAATCCAGCACTGCTAGGGGAAACAATAGCCAGATCATCggcatacataaaatgatttattaaaacgTTACCAATCATACCGCTGGTTTTGCCGCCTCTTAGTTGTTCTGATAAGTCATTCATATACAGGTTGAAAAGGGCCGGGGAGAGTAACCCCCCTTGTTTTACTCCATTACCAACACTAAACATAGGGGAGACTCTATTTCCCCATCTGACCTGCATACTCTGGTTGGCATACCAGTATGCCAAGATTCTTATCATGCTGTCAGGCACGCCCCTTAGTTTCATTTTCAGGAACAACTTCCGATGATTGACTCAGTCAAAAGCTTTAGAGGCATCTATAAAACCAATTAGAACAGAGGAGTTTTGCCTCCTGTACACTTCAACTACTTCTTTCAAGGCATATATACACAAATCAGTACCATGTTTAGCCTTAAAGCCAAACTGGTTGTCTGTAGTTTCAATATACTCACTCAAACGATGTAATAAAATCCTCTCTAAAACTTTAGATAACACACTGGCTAGTGCGATTGGCCTATAATTCTCTACGCTTCCAACCTTGCCAGCCTTGTCTTTAATTACAGGCACAAGAGTAACGGCTAACATCGAGTCTGGTAACATTCCATGGGTCATAAAGCCATTAAAGCAAAAGGCAAGAAGAGCTGCAACCTTTGGACTTGCATACTTAAGGTGCTCTGCTGTGATTTGATCTGAGCCACTTGCTTTATTATCAGATAACTGAGAAATTGCTTGATGAACCTCATGAGTTGTGATTCCCAATATGTCTCTTTTGGCAATATTGCCCACTTTATAAGGATCACTATTGACGCAATTAAATAAAGCAGAGTAATGTTGCCTCCACAACTTGTTATATTATCGACTCCAGAAACTCCCTCTATAGTGCATGGTAGCAGAGTATTAACCTTGTTTAGAGCTCTTACCTCCCTCCAAAAGTCAGTGGTATTATTACAAAGTAGCTTTTCAGCCAAAGAGTCTGCTCTCATGACTTGCTCGTATTTGCTAACATAACGAACTGCATATTTATACCTAGCATTAGTAATCTTCTTGAGGTCCAGGACAAGCCCCTGTCTGGGTCTACCAGCCAGAACCCAAGCTTTAAATGCCTCCTTGGCTTCCGCCCTATGTGCAGCCACAAACTTATTCCAACCTGGCTTGATGTTATGTGCCTTATCAGAGCAAGTAAAGTATGATCTACTTGCCTCATACATAGCATCCACAATAGAATCATACATTGCACATAAAGCTTCACAATGAGCATTGTCATTACAATTTACATTAGAGCACATAATTGCACTTTTTGGCAAATATACACTACTCAGAAGAACATCTGTTTTCCTACAATATAACAAAACATCCTAATTTGAGAGCTTAGCCCAATCCAGTTTAGCTTTACAAGCACTATTACCCACATTGGTCATTTCAGGAAGACTGTCAACATCAAGCAACATAACAAATGGGACATGATCAGACATGGACGTTTCATACAAGATTTTCATTGATCGCAAACAAGCATGGGCATCTGCAGTGCTAATACAATGATCAAGCCATGATGTTGTATGCCAGGCTTCACTTATGTAAGAGTAGCTATCTGCAGGTAACAACAATTGGCTGGATAATATAAGGTTATTGTCTTCACAGAACTGT from Carassius carassius chromosome 29, fCarCar2.1, whole genome shotgun sequence harbors:
- the LOC132109885 gene encoding protocadherin gamma-A2-like isoform X41, whose product is MSDRTMARQVLLFIWFVSLRSALGQVSYSIPEEMTKGSLVGNIAQDLGLDLKRLKSGKARIYTGDSAEYIELNKERGVLLIKERIDREELCGQTTPCALHFQIILENPMQLYRVTVEIQDINDNAPIFSLKEIKFEISEMALPGAKFDLETAVDTDVGLNGLQKYILKPSDNFIVKTQSLPDGSKSVEMVLQKPLDREKQDHISLLLTAVDGGEVQMSGTMLIHITVLDANDNAPVCSQSVYKASIAENSAKGTVLTTVSASDADQGSNGVVTYSLSSAASATLFDIGQYDGVLRLTGNVDYEKNKHYQIAIQASDQGGHTDSCKVIIDVTDTNDNKPVISIMSKSNDISENSPPGTVVAMMNIQDADTNQNGIVKCELNENIHFFIHSSSDGFYSLLTDGDLDRERESEYNISVTCADGGVPSLSSSVTLSLQISDVNDNAPVFDKSSYEATVQENNTPGLSIFTVRARDADFNQNARVSYILEDSSVNGVPVSSLVSVSADSGVIHAVRSFDYEQIKDFQFRVKAQDGGSPPLSSNVSVKIMIQDQNDNAPQVLYPVQSGASMVAEIVPRSADVGYLVTKVVAVDVDSGQNAWLSYKLQKATDRALFEVGLQNGEIRTVRQVTDKDAVKQKLTVVVEDNGQPSRSATVNVNVAVADSFPEVLSEFTDFTHDKDYNDKLPFYLVLALAVVSFLFIVSIIAILSVKCYRWRRERMFYKSGVNLPVIPYYPPLYADVGGTGTLQHVYNYEVCRTTDSRKSDLKYGRPCSESIISLDSSGTQTLTHAQRETLNFDDSDKQKPPSADWRFTQNQRPGPSGAAATPEVAVGTGPWPNPPTEAEQLQALMAAANEVSEATNTLGPGTMGLSTRYSPQFTLQHVPDYRQNVYIPGSTATLTSNQQQPQQALPPPQAAIAAAQSEPPKAAQTPASKKKSTKKEKK
- the LOC132109885 gene encoding protocadherin gamma-A2-like isoform X18, translated to MSDRTMARQVLLFIWFVSLRSALGQVSYSIPEEMTKGSLVGNIAQDLGLDLKRLKSGKARIYTGDSAEYIELNKERGVLLIKERIDREELCGQTTPCALHFQIILENPMQLYRVTVEIQDINDNAPIFSLKEIKFEISEMALPGAKFDLETAVDTDVGLNGLQKYILKPSDNFIVKTQSLPDGSKSVEMVLQKPLDREKQDHISLLLTAVDGGEVQMSGTMLIHITVLDANDNAPVCSQSVYKASIAENSAKGTVLTTVSASDADQGSNGVVTYSLSSAASATLFDIGQYDGVLRLTGNVDYEKNKHYQIAIQASDQGGHTDSCKVIIDVTDTNDNKPVISIMSKSNDISENSPPGTVVAMMNIQDADTNQNGIVKCELNENIHFFIHSSSDGFYSLLTDGDLDRERESEYNISVTCADGGVPSLSSSVTLSLQISDVNDNAPVFDKSSYEATVQENNTPGLSIFTVRARDADFNQNARVSYILEDSSVNGVPVSSLVSVSADSGVIHAVRSFDYEQIKDFQFRVKAQDGGSPPLSSNVSVKIMIQDQNDNAPQVLYPVQSGASMVAEIVPRSADVGYLVTKVVAVDVDSGQNAWLSYKLQKATDRALFEVGLQNGEIRTVRQVTDKDAVKQKLTVVVEDNGQPSRSATVNVNVAVADSFPEVLSEFTDFTHDKDYNDKLPFYLVLALAVVSFLFIVSIIAILSVKCYRWRRERMFYKSGVNLPVIPYYPPLYADVGGTGTLQHVYNYEVCRTTDSRKSDLKYGRPCSESIISLDSSGTQTLTHAQRETLNFDDSDKQKPPSADWRFTQNQRPGPSGSFRLQPTHVRWTPPSRLRAAATPEVAVGTGPWPNPPTEAEQLQALMAAANEVSEATNTLGPGTMGLSTRYSPQFTLQHVPDYRQNVYIPGSTATLTSNQQQPQQALPPPQAAIAAAQSEPPKAAQTPASKKKSTKKEKK